The Pyrus communis chromosome 14, drPyrComm1.1, whole genome shotgun sequence sequence CTCGATTCCGACCCCAAAGATTCCtgctttctttaatttcatATGGATCTTCACAAAAATCCAAGAGCCGTTCTGGGttgttttctgattttctcCACATTTTTTCCAGATGCGTCGGCAAATTTCGTGTTCTCCGTCAGCCACAAGTTCAACGGCCGTGACGGGCGGTCGTTGAGCGAGCTCAAAGCCCACGATTCCCTCCGCCACGGCCGGATTCTCGCCGGCTCTGCTTCTGCGGTGGATGTACAGCTGGGCGGCAATGGCCGTCCGTCAGAGACCGGATTATACTTTGCCAAGCTCGGAATTGGGTCGCCGTCCAAGGACTATTTTGTCCAGGTGGATACAGGGAGTGACATCCTGTGGGTCAATTGCATCGACTGCACAAACTGTCCAAAGAAAAGTGATATTGGCGTGAAGCTCACATTGTATGATCCGAAAGGCTCTTCGAGTTCGAATGCTGTTACTTGTAATCAGGAGTTTTGCACGTCGAAATACAACGGTCAGCTTCCGGGCTGCCAGCCGGACTTGCTCTGCCAATACGACGTGACTTATGGTGACGGAAGTGCGACGGCGGGATACTTTGTGAAGGACACTATTCAATTTGATAAGGGGACTAATGGCAGTGTTGTGTTTGGTTGCGGAGCTAAGCAATCAGGGCAGCTGGGCAAGTCATCCGAGGCGCTTGATGGGATTCTAGGATTCGGGCAGGCGAATTCGTCTGTGTTTTCCCAGCTGGCTGCTTCCGGGAAGGTGAAGAAACAATTTGCACATTGTTTGGACAATGTTGGCGGAGGCGGGATTTTTGCCATTGGCGAAGTTGTGGAGCCAAAAGTGAAGAACACAACTCCGTTGGTGCGGGGGCAGGCGCATTACAATGTTGTAATGGAGGCAATTGAGGTGGGAGGTGATGTCCTGCAGCTCGCCTCTGATGCTTTCGACACGGGGTCAAACGCAGGGACGATCATCGACAGCGGAACAACCCTGGGCTATCTCCCGGAGGAGGTTTTCGACGCAGTGATGAAGAAGATTTTAGCCAAGCAACCAGACTTGAAATTGCACACAGTTGACGACCAGTTCACATGCTTCCAATTTTCCAACAATGTAGACAAGGGATTTCCATTGGTGAAGTTCCACTTCAAGAATTCGGCTTCCCTGACGGTTTATCCCCATGACTATCTGTTCCAGCTGAAGGAAGATGTGTGGTGTTCCGGCTGGCAGAGCAGCGGGTTGAAATCGAAAAGCGGAGACTCCATGACGCTTCTCGGTGATTTGGTGCTGTCGAACAAGCTGGTGATTTATGATCTGGAGAATCAGATGATCGGATGGACCGACTACAACTGCTCATCAAGCATCAAGGTGCGGAATGAGAAGACAGGAGGGGTAGATACAATTGGTGCTCACAATCTTTCTTCAGCTTCCCCTTTTACAACCGGGAGATTATTATTGACATTCTTCTTGTTAATATCTGCTGTGTTTTAGATTTTTACTGCAACAAAGTGGCCGGCATTCATTCTTTTTTGTTGCATCATAAATTTTATCAAAGAAATTGTGGGATTTTACATCCATATATGTTAAAACACTGTTGGAATTTTCTGTGTGTATTTGTTTACTGTTATACAATTTGTACTCGCCGCAGTACCTTGCGCTTTAAGTTTCCCATATGGCACATGGCAGTACGTGTTTGGCTGGGGATGTCGTCGTAGTAACGTGGCATCCCTTTTTACTTAATTGCACCACTTTAAGAAGTCAAGGAATTTAACACATCAGGTCATACACTATGCtagggggggagagagagagggagagagagagagagagttgagttTTTGCTACAACTTTCACATAGACAGAAAAGGAGAGAGTTACAAAGCAAAAGAATTGAATTTTCATTCGATCAATCAAAACAGTAAGTACTACAACTTTCACATTACAAGCCAACGTGGACATGGACATCTTTTTGAATTACACAAGGCTAAAAACACTAGCAGTTATTTCTAAATCTAGAAATAATCTCTCCtcacattttttgtttcttttcaattcgttctttcaattttttcgtTGTCTAAAGAGAAAATGTTTAGAAAGTTCACTTACTATAGCCTTTGCTTCACCCGCCTGCCATTGATGTCACTGCCATCGGGAATAGCTTCATTCCCTTGCCTGCATAAGGTTGCAGAATGCTCATTGACACTAGCTACATATTCCAAGAGATCGGTCAGAACAGAAGGGCAGCtttccttcaagtgtttgtaaCCATCTGTTTGCATAacacctgcaaaacaaaaacagtataacaaagtatcaattAATGAGTTACATAGCATTTCTATTCAGAACCCAATGATTAAACAAAGACTACACAAGGACCAAAACGACATGAGAAGTAATACGAAAACATAAATTACATTTAATACCCTACTTTTACCAACCATTTTCAAAAGCTTATGTACGAATTCCACATGTAAAATAGTTAATGAATGAAGAATATTAATTTCTCCTACCAATTATCACCCACATATAACCAAATTATCATCCATAATCATCATCAACAATTCTACTTTCCAGAGTTTTGTGAAATAAAGCCTCATAGAGAAAAGGGTTACCTAATAGATTTCCGGGAGTTGCAATGAATCTGAGACACACAGGTTTCAGCTGGGAGCAGTGATGTTGTTCTGCCAAAGCTAATGTCGTTGCGACATTGTTTATAGTGACATCCTGGCAAAGATTTGCCTCACACATGAACCTGAGCCTGTCTAAGCCATAGCGATCTGCTGCTGCAAGCAGATGCTGAGCCATCAAAGTGGAAGCCCCATTCGAGTTGATTCCAGTAAGCTCTTCTATGCCAGGCAGTGAATCCCAGTATATAAAATGAAGTAACGCCTGCACACGGACAAAATGAATCCCAAATTGGGATTTGTCCATGAAAACGAATCTTATTACTTCCTGCTAGGCCACATTATACCACTTAATACCAAACGACAAAAAATCACTACTGCAATACATATCAGAGTACCGACATCAATGATGCAATCTGCTAGTGACATTGCAGCTAAAGTAACTATGAGATCAAAGTCATGGATACCAAACAAATACCGTAACCAACTTATAACGTTAAATGCAAAAGTTTATCGGCATCAGTAACCAAGGAAAAGAGGACATGCAACAAACCTTGAAGACTGGAGCCTCTATGTCCTCAACTTTTATGCAACGAGTGTTCTGATCTTTCATGGGACCAAATAGTTGGGCCCGGAATACAGGTGATCGAGCTGCTAGTACCAACTTGTGAGCACAGAAAATTTCCTCGTCAACTTCGAAACTAACATCAGTTCCCTTTCCGGTTTCCAGTAGCTTGCCAAACTGATGGCCCATGCTGGATGGCGGTATCGGTATAGAGTAAATTTTCGGTCCCTGTGTATGTGACTTGACAACACCAACCATACAGTTAACTGATAGGCAGTCATCTTTAAGGTAGTCCGATGTCTCCAGAGAAGTTCTTTTGAAAAAACGCTTGTAACCCCTGCAGCATATAAAGCAATACACTTTCATcacacaagaaagaaagaactcaaaagcaagaaacaagcaAAATACACAATCAATCAAAAACCCGAAAAAATTCGGCAACCCACCACATGCTTCCGCGATACTTGAGCGTGTAAGGGCCGCTATCCAATGTCCTCCCGAAATGGCTATGCACCTTGTGCCTCTCGTTCCCGCTCTGATCCAAAAGCGTCAATTCGAACAGCGCTCTCACATCGGTTCCTTCGCTGGCGAGCGCGATGAAGAGCGAGACGTAGGCGGCATTGTCCTCAACGCTCTTGCCGTCCGGGTAGAAATAGATGGCCCACGAAAACCCACCGACATTAAACGTATCGGAAGCTATGTACTT is a genomic window containing:
- the LOC137716120 gene encoding BTB/POZ and MATH domain-containing protein 2-like, with translation MGKVLRETSRPSSSSSSPASSPPPTTTASTSITETVNGTHHFKINGYSLSKGIGIGKYIASDTFNVGGFSWAIYFYPDGKSVEDNAAYVSLFIALASEGTDVRALFELTLLDQSGNERHKVHSHFGRTLDSGPYTLKYRGSMWGYKRFFKRTSLETSDYLKDDCLSVNCMVGVVKSHTQGPKIYSIPIPPSSMGHQFGKLLETGKGTDVSFEVDEEIFCAHKLVLAARSPVFRAQLFGPMKDQNTRCIKVEDIEAPVFKALLHFIYWDSLPGIEELTGINSNGASTLMAQHLLAAADRYGLDRLRFMCEANLCQDVTINNVATTLALAEQHHCSQLKPVCLRFIATPGNLLGVMQTDGYKHLKESCPSVLTDLLEYVASVNEHSATLCRQGNEAIPDGSDINGRRVKQRL
- the LOC137716118 gene encoding aspartic proteinase 36-like codes for the protein MDLHKNPRAVLGCFLIFSTFFPDASANFVFSVSHKFNGRDGRSLSELKAHDSLRHGRILAGSASAVDVQLGGNGRPSETGLYFAKLGIGSPSKDYFVQVDTGSDILWVNCIDCTNCPKKSDIGVKLTLYDPKGSSSSNAVTCNQEFCTSKYNGQLPGCQPDLLCQYDVTYGDGSATAGYFVKDTIQFDKGTNGSVVFGCGAKQSGQLGKSSEALDGILGFGQANSSVFSQLAASGKVKKQFAHCLDNVGGGGIFAIGEVVEPKVKNTTPLVRGQAHYNVVMEAIEVGGDVLQLASDAFDTGSNAGTIIDSGTTLGYLPEEVFDAVMKKILAKQPDLKLHTVDDQFTCFQFSNNVDKGFPLVKFHFKNSASLTVYPHDYLFQLKEDVWCSGWQSSGLKSKSGDSMTLLGDLVLSNKLVIYDLENQMIGWTDYNCSSSIKVRNEKTGGVDTIGAHNLSSASPFTTGRLLLTFFLLISAVF